The Salinispora tropica CNB-440 genome has a window encoding:
- a CDS encoding helix-turn-helix domain-containing protein yields the protein MIRTWRQATGTSQLALAEKLGYDPSYISMIETRRRDVVDIVNRRRIAQHLGIPLHRVGVTDTEAVDHVTMLQFGYSTLRLATIARHAGHGAAAVNELWPLVARLEARAADGIIDKDMLLLLARARAELGVSLGYVLPEERLAFAIRWTGRALRVAEHLDDTDLHAYTLRVHGNELRKAGRVNAALVRLAHAIAIVSADQRPPALVQLARAAQDPATFDATLTELHRSQDRPASDDPLVSATAVREVHLRGLITTGRAPQAIALLSASPAPTLPTSPQWRIIEQITIAEVLLAAGDVTTGESTLHDAIGGGERHRLPHQLQRAARVAQGHCPTVVEAASAALSRSTTPAAGYPTQG from the coding sequence ATGATCCGCACCTGGCGGCAGGCCACCGGGACGAGCCAGCTCGCCCTGGCCGAAAAGCTCGGCTACGACCCCTCCTACATCTCCATGATCGAAACTCGGCGGCGGGACGTCGTCGACATCGTCAACCGGAGGCGCATCGCCCAGCACCTCGGTATCCCACTGCACCGGGTCGGCGTCACCGACACCGAGGCCGTCGACCACGTCACCATGCTGCAGTTTGGATACTCGACCCTGCGCCTTGCCACGATCGCCCGCCACGCCGGCCACGGCGCCGCCGCCGTCAACGAGCTGTGGCCGCTGGTCGCCCGCCTCGAAGCCCGCGCCGCCGACGGCATCATCGACAAGGACATGCTGCTCCTGCTCGCCCGCGCACGCGCCGAACTCGGTGTCTCCCTCGGTTACGTGCTGCCAGAGGAACGGCTGGCGTTCGCCATACGGTGGACCGGCAGGGCACTGCGCGTCGCCGAACACCTCGACGACACCGACTTGCACGCCTACACCCTGCGCGTACACGGCAACGAACTCCGCAAGGCAGGCAGGGTCAACGCAGCCCTGGTCCGACTCGCCCACGCCATCGCCATCGTCAGTGCCGACCAACGGCCACCGGCGCTCGTCCAACTCGCACGCGCCGCCCAGGACCCCGCGACGTTCGACGCCACGCTCACCGAACTGCACCGCAGCCAGGACCGCCCAGCCTCCGACGATCCGCTCGTCAGCGCCACAGCCGTCCGAGAAGTCCACCTCCGCGGGCTCATCACCACCGGCCGCGCCCCGCAAGCGATCGCTCTGCTCAGTGCCTCCCCGGCTCCCACCCTGCCGACATCGCCGCAATGGCGCATCATCGAGCAGATCACCATCGCCGAGGTGCTGCTCGCCGCCGGAGACGTCACCACAGGCGAGTCCACGCTGCACGACGCCATCGGCGGCGGCGAACGGCACCGGCTGCCCCACCAGCTCCAGCGAGCCGCCCGGGTCGCCCAAGGGCACTGTCCCACCGTGGTCGAAGCCGCGTCGGCCGCGCTGAGCCGGTCAACGACCCCTGCCGCTGGCTACCCGACGCAGGGTTGA
- a CDS encoding NUDIX hydrolase — MPTACGDACRDVAVLRSADSRLRKDANMYRPHAFPVSVKGVCVRDGRVLLLRNEREEWELPGGKLELGEDPAACVGREISEETGWTVRVGPILDSWQYHIRDGIDVLIVTYGCFVDDDSPITVSSEHKEARLFAADEIAALPMPDGYRRSIHDWFTRLETPVSG, encoded by the coding sequence GTGCCCACCGCCTGCGGCGACGCCTGTCGGGACGTCGCCGTGTTACGGTCCGCCGACAGCCGACTGCGGAAGGACGCGAACATGTACCGGCCCCACGCCTTCCCGGTGTCCGTCAAGGGCGTCTGCGTCCGCGACGGCCGGGTCCTGCTGCTGCGTAACGAGCGCGAGGAATGGGAACTCCCCGGCGGCAAGCTCGAACTCGGCGAGGACCCGGCCGCCTGCGTCGGCCGGGAGATCAGCGAGGAGACCGGTTGGACGGTGCGGGTCGGCCCGATCCTCGACTCCTGGCAGTACCACATCCGCGACGGCATCGACGTGCTGATCGTGACCTACGGCTGCTTCGTCGACGACGACTCGCCGATCACGGTGAGCTCCGAGCACAAGGAAGCCCGCCTGTTCGCCGCCGACGAGATCGCGGCCCTACCCATGCCCGACGGGTACCGGCGCTCGATCCACGACTGGTTCACCCGGCTCGAAACACCGGTAAGCGGATAG
- a CDS encoding TauD/TfdA family dioxygenase, with amino-acid sequence MIYHVRVDPHDSQAGTRLAAALQGVGLATFEGVTDRASLLRLAGQVMHVWHHRDSEPDGVTAIGDRGELARRPGSAGFGRDELTVHTESSAEDQPPRLMLLFCARGAASGGECRLVDGARLHHEMALRDPELLNALCAPRSVLFGGAAGHLGSVFTKHDGRTVVRFRLDDLARFSPQITRRLASLRAILHDLETPVPLRPGHGYLLCNTRWLHGRAAFTGERLMYRLLGNPLPTVEIPAGFATSLAEPATV; translated from the coding sequence ATGATCTATCACGTTCGTGTCGATCCGCACGACAGTCAAGCCGGGACACGCCTTGCGGCTGCGCTGCAAGGCGTCGGCCTGGCCACTTTCGAGGGCGTCACGGACCGGGCGTCGCTGCTGCGCCTGGCAGGGCAGGTGATGCACGTCTGGCACCACCGCGACAGCGAGCCGGACGGTGTCACCGCGATCGGTGATCGTGGCGAGCTGGCTCGCCGACCCGGATCGGCCGGCTTCGGCCGCGACGAGCTGACCGTGCACACCGAGTCCTCGGCCGAGGACCAGCCTCCCCGGCTGATGCTGTTGTTCTGTGCCCGTGGCGCTGCCTCCGGCGGTGAGTGCCGTCTGGTCGACGGTGCCCGGCTGCACCACGAGATGGCGCTGCGCGACCCTGAACTGCTCAATGCGCTGTGCGCTCCGCGCAGTGTGCTCTTCGGCGGCGCCGCCGGCCACCTCGGTTCGGTGTTCACCAAGCACGACGGCCGGACCGTCGTCCGGTTCCGGCTCGACGACCTGGCCAGGTTCTCCCCGCAGATCACCCGGCGGCTGGCCTCGCTACGGGCGATCTTGCATGACCTGGAGACACCGGTGCCACTCAGGCCCGGCCACGGCTACCTGCTGTGCAACACTCGCTGGCTGCACGGCCGCGCCGCCTTCACGGGAGAACGTCTCATGTACCGGCTGCTGGGCAACCCGCTGCCCACGGTCGAGATCCCTGCGGGCTTCGCGACCTCGCTGGCCGAGCCCGCGACGGTCTGA
- a CDS encoding radical SAM/SPASM domain-containing protein: MTIVTLPTPALRPEDRDGYGFARLPANAHDEAPERIDRIPYGRFRNVYLYITERCQLRCEHCYMGERLDRALKMPFDQIMATLTTWRQMGGSKLTILGGEPTLHPDYIKVIRHAKQLGYEHVITTSNGLEPAIRKFRRMTPDDFAYVQISLDGGSPDSHDSVRGTGTFDEAVRNVRELVERGFDARIICTVNRANAGDCLRLLDLADEIGVSLVKFHVFSVIGSGHGAAEWGMQPMEWIEFYERLETVAPGYRTRVWYQPTYARRERMARYAADGYRGCIGRTLDRISIFPDGRAYVCSFLFDTDLHFANMTDGKIELNRNANEFDLFTRVLSTSSCGGCKVPGSCVGGCPAEELVMGAASCAAEPDIVPVCRLWKADIRR, from the coding sequence GTGACGATCGTGACCCTACCGACCCCGGCGCTGCGCCCCGAGGACCGCGACGGCTACGGGTTCGCCCGCCTGCCCGCCAACGCCCACGACGAGGCCCCGGAGCGCATCGACCGCATCCCGTACGGCCGGTTCCGCAATGTCTACCTGTACATCACCGAGCGCTGCCAGCTGCGCTGCGAACACTGCTACATGGGCGAACGGCTGGACCGGGCGTTGAAGATGCCCTTCGACCAGATCATGGCGACGCTCACGACCTGGCGGCAGATGGGCGGGTCGAAACTGACCATCCTCGGCGGCGAGCCGACACTGCACCCCGACTACATCAAAGTGATCCGCCACGCCAAGCAACTCGGCTACGAGCACGTGATCACGACCAGCAACGGCCTGGAACCGGCCATCCGTAAGTTCCGGCGCATGACCCCCGACGACTTCGCCTACGTACAGATCAGCCTCGACGGCGGCAGCCCGGACAGCCACGACAGCGTACGCGGCACCGGCACCTTTGACGAAGCCGTACGCAACGTGCGGGAGCTGGTCGAGCGTGGCTTCGACGCGAGGATCATCTGCACCGTCAACCGGGCCAATGCCGGGGACTGTCTGCGGCTGCTCGACCTTGCCGACGAGATCGGGGTGTCGCTGGTCAAGTTCCACGTCTTCTCGGTCATCGGCTCCGGTCACGGCGCGGCCGAGTGGGGTATGCAGCCCATGGAGTGGATCGAGTTCTACGAGCGGCTCGAAACGGTCGCGCCCGGCTATCGGACTCGGGTCTGGTACCAGCCCACATACGCCCGCCGCGAGCGGATGGCCCGCTACGCCGCCGACGGCTACCGCGGCTGTATCGGGCGGACCCTCGACCGGATCTCCATCTTCCCGGACGGCCGGGCTTACGTGTGCAGCTTCCTGTTCGACACAGACCTGCACTTCGCCAACATGACCGACGGGAAGATCGAACTCAACCGCAACGCCAACGAGTTCGACCTGTTCACCAGGGTCCTGTCCACGTCGAGCTGCGGCGGCTGCAAGGTCCCCGGATCGTGCGTCGGCGGCTGCCCGGCCGAGGAGCTGGTCATGGGTGCCGCGTCCTGCGCGGCCGAGCCGGACATCGTGCCGGTCTGCCGCCTGTGGAAGGCCGACATCCGCCGTTAG
- a CDS encoding NUDIX hydrolase — MTRYKACIDVHLILRRADEILLGQRQNTGYADGCWHLPSGHTEDSEPATGALIREAAEEIGVRIDPAEVRFTHLMHHRTNEGRIALFFEVTRWSGEIVNTEPDKCTGWHWYPLTALPDQMIPYAAEALHHYLKGDVYAERGWEQP, encoded by the coding sequence ATGACCCGCTACAAGGCGTGCATCGACGTGCACCTGATCCTGCGCCGAGCAGACGAGATCCTGCTCGGGCAGCGGCAAAACACCGGCTACGCCGACGGCTGCTGGCACCTGCCCAGCGGCCACACCGAGGACAGCGAGCCCGCGACCGGTGCGCTCATCCGCGAGGCCGCCGAAGAGATCGGGGTGCGGATCGACCCGGCCGAGGTCCGCTTCACCCACCTGATGCACCATCGCACCAACGAAGGCCGCATCGCCCTGTTCTTCGAGGTGACCCGCTGGTCCGGCGAGATCGTCAACACCGAGCCGGACAAGTGCACCGGCTGGCACTGGTACCCGCTCACCGCGCTACCCGACCAAATGATCCCGTACGCCGCCGAGGCGCTCCACCACTACCTCAAGGGCGACGTCTACGCCGAGCGCGGATGGGAACAGCCATGA